The following are encoded together in the Zingiber officinale cultivar Zhangliang chromosome 8A, Zo_v1.1, whole genome shotgun sequence genome:
- the LOC122009341 gene encoding probable cytosolic oligopeptidase A: protein MARPLRNATVFRFLFISTMMLLASITRSLPLRRLSASSIPYHRRRLLSAASSQRHRPSKSFPCPLWSASFSFCLDRRGKSTIPVHCSAAHMAAASDESLDSNPLLQDFALPPFDTVEPKHVRPGILELLKKLDADLVELERIVEPTWPKLVEPLEKIVDRLQVVWGVVNHLKSVKDSPELRSAIEEVQPEKVKFQLRLGQSKAIYDAFKAIQNSSSWTTLSDARKRIVDGQIKEAVLNGVALEDELKKKFNEIEQELEKLSQKFSENVLDATKKFEKLITDKKEIEGLPATALGLAAQTAVSKGHENATPENGPWIITLDAPSYMSVMQHAKNRSLREEVYRAYVTRSSSGDLDNTPIINQILKLRLEKAKLLGYKNYAEVSMTMKMATVERANELLEKLRTASWDPAIQDMEDIKTFASNAGAAEANELTHWDITFWSERLRESKYDINEEELRPYFSLPKVMDGLFALAKKLFDINIEPADGLAPVWNSDVRFYAVKDSLNNPIAYFYFDPYSRPSEKRDGAWMDEVFARSCVLARDGAPVRLPIAHMVCNQTPPFGNKPSLMTFREVETVFHEFGHALQHMLTRQDEGLVSGIRGIEWDAVELPSQFMENWCYHRNTLMSIAKHYETGEPLPEDVYRRLLAAKTFRAGSLSLRQIRFASLDLELHTKYVPDGPESIFDVDQRVGRRTQVIPVLPEDRFLCSFSHIFAGGYAAGYYSYKWAEVLSADAFSAFEDAGLDSDKAIEETGHRFRETILALGGGRSPLQVFVDFRGREPSPEPLLRHNGLLPVAA from the exons ATGGCTCGGCCGTTACGGAACGCGACTGTGTTCCGATTCCTATTCATATCCACCATGATGCTCCTCGCTTCCATCACTCGCTCCCTCCCCCTCCGCCGCCTTTCGGCTTCCTCCATTCCCTACCACCGGCGCCGCCTCCTCTCTGCCGCCTCCTCCCAACGTCATCGCCCATCGAAATCATTCCCTTGTCCTCTCTGGTCCGCTTCCTTCTCCTTCTGCCTCGACCGCCGCGGCAAATCTACCATCCCCGTCCACTGCTCCGCCGCCCACATGGCCGCTGCCTCCGACGAAAGCCTCGATTCTAATCCTCTCCTCCAAGATTTCGCTCTCCCTCCCTTCGATACCGTCGAGCCGAAGCACGTCCGCCCTGGAATCCTCGAGCTCCTGAAGAAACTC GATGCGGATCTGGTGGAGTTAGAGAGGATAGTGGAGCCGACGTGGCCCAAACTGGTGGAACCGTTAGAGAAGATTGTGGATCGGTTGCAGGTGGTTTGGGGCGTCGTCAACCATTTGAAGTCCGTCAAGGATTCACCTGAGCTTCGATCTGCTATTGAGGAAGTCCAG CCAGAGAAAGTTAAGTTTCAGCTGAGATTGGGACAGAGTAAGGCTATATATGATGCATTCAAGGCTATTCAGAATTCATCATCGTGGACAACCCTTAGTGACGCCCGTAAACGTATAGTAGATG GTCAAATCAAGGAAGCTGTTCTGAATGGTGTTGCTCTTGAAGATGAACTCAAAAAGAAATTTAATGAAATTGAACAA GAGCTCGAGAAACTTTCACAAAAATTTAGTGAAAATGTTTTGGATGCtacaaaaaaatttgagaaattgatTACTGATAAGAAGGAAATTGAAGGATTACCAGCTACGGCCCTTGGTCTTGCAGCACAAACAGCTGTATCAAAG GGACATGAAAATGCTACTCCTGAAAATGGACCTTGGATAATCACTTTAGATGCTCCAAGTTATATGTCTGTTATGCAACATGCAAAGAATCGATCTTTACGTGAAGAAGTTTATCGTGCTTATGTTACACGTTCATCTAGCGGAGATCTTGACAATACTCCTATTATTAATCAAATTCTTAAGTTGAGGTTGGAGAAGGCTAAGCTTCTTGGGTACAAGAACTATGCCGAG GTCAGCATGACAATGAAAATGGCCACGGTTGAACGAGCAAATGAGCTTCTTGAAAAATTGCGCACTGCTTCGTGGGATCCTGCTATTCAAG ATATGGAAGATATTAAAACTTTTGCTAGTAATGCTGGTGCTGCAGAGGCAAATGAACTGACACATTGGGATATTACTTTCTGGAGTGAGAGGCTTCGGGAGTCCAAATATGACATCAATGAG GAGGAGCTGAGGCCATATTTCTCACTGCCGAAGGTAATGGATGGCCTTTTTGCCCTTGCTAAGAAGCTTTTTGACATTAACATTGAACCAGCAGATGGACTTGCACCG GTTTGGAATAGTGATGTTAGATTTTATGCTGTCAAAGATTCCTTGAACAATCCGATTGCCTATTTTTACTTTGATCCTTATTCACGACCTTCTGAAAAGCGTGATGGAGCTTGGATGGATGAGGTCTTTGCTCGTAGCTGTGTGCTGGCACGTGATGGTGCTCCTGTTAGGCTGCCTATTGCACATATGGTGTGCAATCAAACACCACCTTTTGGTAACAAGCCTAGCCTAATGACATTCCGTGAG GTTGAAACTGTGTTCCATGAATTCGGTCATGCACTTCAGCACATGCTCACTAGACAAGACGAAGGCCTTGTTTCTGGAATTAGGGGCATAGAATGGGATGCTGTTGAGCTTCCATCACAGTTTATGGAGAACTGGTGCTATCATAG GAACACTCTTATGAGCATTGCAAAGCACTATGAAACTGGCGAACCTCTTCCAGAAGATGTGTATCGGAGGCTTCTTGCTGCAAAAACTTTTCGTGCTGGGTCTTTGAGTCTTCGTCAG ATAAGATTTGCTAGTTTAGATTTGGAACTGCATACCAAATATGTTCCTGATGGACCTGAATCCATCTTTGATGTTGATCAAAGAGTCGGAAGGAGGACACAAGTTATTCCTGTTCTTCCAGAAGATAGGTTCCTTTGCAGTTTCAGTCATATATTCGCAG GTGGATATGCAGCTGGTTATTATAGTTATAAG TGGGCTGAGGTGCTGTCAGCTGATGCATTTTCTGCATTTGAGGATGCTGGTTTAGACAGTGATAAG GCAATAGAGGAAACTGGTCACAGGTTCCGCGAGACCATTCTCGCACTCGGAGGTGGAAGATCTCCACTGCAG GTTTTCGTCGACTTCCGAGGGCGTGAACCTTCACCAGAACCGCTGCTTAGACACAATGGACTGTTGCCGGTGGCCGCCTGA
- the LOC122009342 gene encoding putative 4-hydroxy-4-methyl-2-oxoglutarate aldolase 2, whose amino-acid sequence MSALPLATAEACDANPHLILNGELRALQPIFQIYGRRQVFSGPIVTLKVFEDNVLIREFLEERGNGRVLVVDGGGSMRCAILGGNPVQQAQNNGWAGIVVNGCIRDVDEINGCDIGVRALGSHPMKANKKGFGEKHAAVNIAGTRISDGEWLYADSDGILVSRTEISV is encoded by the coding sequence ATGTCTGCTTTACCATTAGCAACTGCTGAAGCATGTGATGCAAACCCCCATCTGATCCTCAACGGTGAGCTCCGGGCCCTCCAGCCGATCTTCCAAATCTATGGGAGGCGGCAGGTCTTCTCCGGCCCCATTGTCACCCTCAAGGTCTTCGAGGACAACGTCCTCATTCGTGAGTTCCTCGAGGAGAGAGGAAATGGCCGTGTCCTTGTTGTCGATGGAGGAGGAAGCATGCGTTGCGCCATTTTGGGAGGCAACCCGGTTCAACAGGCTCAGAACAATGGCTGGGCTGGCATTGTCGTCAACGGCTGCATCAGGGACGTGGACGAGATCAATGGCTGCGACATCGGTGTGAGGGCTTTGGGTTCCCACCCCATGAAGGCCAACAAGAAAGGCTTTGGGGAGAAGCATGCAGCGGTTAACATCGCCGGGACGAGGATTTCTGATGGCGAGTGGCTCTACGCTGACAGTGATGGCATTTTGGTTTCCAGGACTGAGATCTCTGTTTGA
- the LOC122011640 gene encoding tobamovirus multiplication protein 3-like isoform X2, which produces MRRFMVSSPALLALRSGTGWSDEVNGSALWQDRIFHTLALLYGLLSAIALIQLIRIECRVPEFGWTAQKVFYFLNFLVDGVRSLVFAFRRGIEKISPEIIQHILLDFPGLAFFTTYALLVLFWAEIYYQARSVSTDELGPMFCAINTVVYVTQISLWLVLWWKPIQAMIIVSQMLFAGVSLFAAFGFLLYGGRLFLMLKHFPVESKGRRKKLQEIGYVAAICFLCFLFRCVLMCINAFDRTAELDVLDHPILNFVYYMFVEILPSSSVLFILRKLPPKRDITQYHPIH; this is translated from the exons ATGCGCCGGTTTATGGTGTCTTCGCCGGCCTTGCTCGCGCTCCGGAGCGGCACCGGGTGGTCGGACGAGGTGAACGGCTCTGCCTTGTGGCAAGATCGGATCTTCCACACCCTCGCCCTCCTCTACGGCCTCTTGTCCGCTATCGCCCTC ATTCAATTGATTAGGATTGAATGTAGAGTGCCGGAGTTTGGTTGGACGGCGCAGAAGGTCTTCTACTTTTTGAATTTCCTTGTTGACGGCG TTCGGTCACTGGTCTTTGCATTTCGTCGGGGTATTGAGAAAATAAGCCCTGag ATAATTCAACATATTCTTCTGGACTTTCCTGGTCTTGCATTCTTTACTACCTATGCATTGCTGGTATTATTTTGGGCAGAAATCTACTATCAG GCACGTTCAGTATCGACTGATGAGCTAGGGCCTATGTTCTGTGCAATTAACACAGTTGTGTATGTTACACAG ATCTCACTTTGGCTGGTCCTGTGGTGGAAGCCAATCCAAGCCATGATAATTGTCTCCCAAATGTTATTTGCAG GTGTCTCATTGTTTGCTGCCTTTGGTTTCCTTTTGTACGGTGGGAG GCTTTTCTTAATGTTGAAGCACTTCCCTGTGGAATCGAAAGGGCGCCGAAAGAAGTTGCAGGAG ATCGGCTATGTTGCAGCTATATGTTTCCTCTGTTTTTTATTCAGATGTGTTTTG ATGTGCATCAACGCATTTGATAGAACCGCAGAACTTGATGTTCTCGACCACCCAATTCTGAACTTCGTCTACTACATG TTTGTTGAGATCCTGCCTTCTTCCTCGGTACTTTTCATCTTGAGGAAGCTGCCACCTAAACGTGATATAACTCAGTACCACCCAATTCACTAA
- the LOC122011640 gene encoding tobamovirus multiplication protein 3-like isoform X1, with product MRRFMVSSPALLALRSGTGWSDEVNGSALWQDRIFHTLALLYGLLSAIALIQLIRIECRVPEFGWTAQKVFYFLNFLVDGVRSLVFAFRRGIEKISPEVPSSSSLIYASWLLSACIYLLEFQIIQHILLDFPGLAFFTTYALLVLFWAEIYYQARSVSTDELGPMFCAINTVVYVTQISLWLVLWWKPIQAMIIVSQMLFAGVSLFAAFGFLLYGGRLFLMLKHFPVESKGRRKKLQEIGYVAAICFLCFLFRCVLMCINAFDRTAELDVLDHPILNFVYYMFVEILPSSSVLFILRKLPPKRDITQYHPIH from the exons ATGCGCCGGTTTATGGTGTCTTCGCCGGCCTTGCTCGCGCTCCGGAGCGGCACCGGGTGGTCGGACGAGGTGAACGGCTCTGCCTTGTGGCAAGATCGGATCTTCCACACCCTCGCCCTCCTCTACGGCCTCTTGTCCGCTATCGCCCTC ATTCAATTGATTAGGATTGAATGTAGAGTGCCGGAGTTTGGTTGGACGGCGCAGAAGGTCTTCTACTTTTTGAATTTCCTTGTTGACGGCG TTCGGTCACTGGTCTTTGCATTTCGTCGGGGTATTGAGAAAATAAGCCCTGaggtaccttcttcttcttctctgataTATGCTTCATGGTTATTGAGTGCATGTATATACTTGTTGGAGTTTCAGATAATTCAACATATTCTTCTGGACTTTCCTGGTCTTGCATTCTTTACTACCTATGCATTGCTGGTATTATTTTGGGCAGAAATCTACTATCAG GCACGTTCAGTATCGACTGATGAGCTAGGGCCTATGTTCTGTGCAATTAACACAGTTGTGTATGTTACACAG ATCTCACTTTGGCTGGTCCTGTGGTGGAAGCCAATCCAAGCCATGATAATTGTCTCCCAAATGTTATTTGCAG GTGTCTCATTGTTTGCTGCCTTTGGTTTCCTTTTGTACGGTGGGAG GCTTTTCTTAATGTTGAAGCACTTCCCTGTGGAATCGAAAGGGCGCCGAAAGAAGTTGCAGGAG ATCGGCTATGTTGCAGCTATATGTTTCCTCTGTTTTTTATTCAGATGTGTTTTG ATGTGCATCAACGCATTTGATAGAACCGCAGAACTTGATGTTCTCGACCACCCAATTCTGAACTTCGTCTACTACATG TTTGTTGAGATCCTGCCTTCTTCCTCGGTACTTTTCATCTTGAGGAAGCTGCCACCTAAACGTGATATAACTCAGTACCACCCAATTCACTAA
- the LOC122011641 gene encoding DNA-directed RNA polymerase II subunit 4-like, with protein MSGEEEENAAELKIGDEFLKAKCLMNCEVARILDHKYDQLQQMSTDPTNQISQVFEKSMQYVKRFSNYKNTDAVRQAREVLSRYKLAEFELCVLGNLCPDTVEEAIAIVPSIKSKGRKLEDDAIEKMLHDLSLIKKFE; from the exons ATGtcgggagaggaggaagagaacgcTGCTGAATTAAAGATCGGGGATG AGTTTTTGAAGGCCAAATGTCTGATGAATTGTGAAGTTGCTCGAATTCTCGATCACAAATACGATCAACTCCAGCAGATGTCTACTGATCCTACAAACCAGATCTCCCA AGTATTTGAGAAATCAATGCAATATGTCAAACGCTTTAGTAACTACAAGAACACAGATGCAGTGAGGCAAGCACGAGA AGTTCTAAGCAGATACAAATTAGCGGAGTTTGAG CTTTGTGTACTGGGAAATCTCTGTCCTGATACTGTTGAAGAAGCTATTGCAATTGTCCCATCTATCAAG AGCAAAGGTCGGAAGCTGGAAGACGATGCGATTGAGAAAATGCTGCACGATCTCTCGTTGATCAAGAAATTTGAGTAG